Proteins encoded in a region of the Nocardia asteroides genome:
- a CDS encoding amino acid adenylation domain-containing protein encodes MSEDILERRKQLLQQRLRAQNLQAPTPTTVPARSGGEPSPLSAAQRRMWFVQQLDPGDTTLNVCVAYRLDGELEPERLRAACATVVARHEILRTTYHVDKSGEPYQVSRAEAEFSWQEHDLTELPESGRSRRIEVLARREFARPFDLSSDSPLRATLVRTGAAEHVLILVVHHISWDDDSWPVFFAEMNAGYRDAVLPEIRAQYVDVDAAGQDGEIVAADLDYWRAELIPLPERLELPGKHAGSARSKNAGRCVRRLAPELLSRVAAIGREHSASPFTVLLTAFEAVVHRYTAATDFLVSVPVTNRTGRGAEALIGYFGNTVLIRATPDGDETFATLLDATKATSLDAFAHQRAGVDQVIHAVSPERVAGRDGLAQLVQLSFTTRSAANGFRLPGIECTELALGSAVAQEELGLMVILDDAEPRVEATYLIDELDERLIEQFLDHYIQLLDSALREPNRRLHDIDMLGADRADVLEASHGTLVPERPTTVVALLEDQVAAMPERVAVASDEVELSFHTLNQRANRLAHWLISHGIGAEDIVALRMATSVEFVVGTVATLKAGAAYLPIDPAYPEERIDYLLGDARPRLTLDAEAFAAAEGAAAALPDTNPLDSQRVAPLRPSNTAYVIYTSGSTGRPKGVCVPHEAIAEHLTSFVAQWDLTAQDRVLQSTSVSFDASVADIFLTLVAGARVVIPKPHAYRDIPYVADLVTRHEISVLHMVPSMLATFLMLPDVNDWRTLRHVPVGGEALPGEVADRFTSLFDAELRNHYGPTEAVVCSTHMAVEGPQGTGIVPIGVPNRNVYVYLLDDALQLVPNGVVGEIYLGGRQLARGYLHRPGLTAERFVADPFLPGGRLYRTGDLARRNAAGELEFVGRADEQVKVRGYRIELGEVEAALTDHNDVAHAVVVVTEHESLGPILAAYLVPVPAADLDIDAVRAHIAATLPEYMVPMAFTVIDEIPLTAHGKLDKRALPTPAPTLARTYREPRTPTEIRVADLYRKLFDRDRIGADDSFFELGGHSLLAARLISMIRAEFGIEIDMRVPFDTPTVTGLSAHLVAQFLDEFGVDIDEVAAFDEPGGEPAGETETVAEARISARPDLVRRPRPEHIPLSYSQRVYWLQRRLEGAIDGENVAYPLRFDGPLDLEALRSAIDDVVARHESLRTTFPEHEGTPYQQVHPAGPVPVPTIELGGGALDAAAELEGELAQDAAYVFDLQGEPLLRLRLFILDPQTHVLSILMHHIIADRRSCQIFVADLTRAYRARLRGESPDWPELGIQFADFAMWEREVFDRGPGRGEVSAYGQALLDDWREALAGMPDEIAVAHDRPRPPVLGHNGLSTTRVVPAATWQIAKAHAEAAGATDFMLCQAVSAATVHALGGGEDLPIGVAVANRLDAVTEDMIGLFANMVVLRNDLSGDPTPRVVLGRVRDSALDAITRQGVPFERLVETLNPPRSLSRNPLFQVVMHFRSRVQPTDLTEDGATVVTSIAKYYEVSFMDFHLDYTAEANGDLTARVVVNSDLYDATTGEIFADVLVKVIEAFTEQPDRALGELDILPDGWDATRSVVHQASTAVASDHRVETAAASLETDTERTLASILEQLLDITDIGREDGFFALGGDSVIAIQWAARAGEAGLPLAPQMVFEYFTIAELAAAVDDAIANPPTAESSEPEKEDRHHAPMSVSGLDDDALRALRESWSARG; translated from the coding sequence ATGTCAGAAGATATTCTCGAGCGTCGGAAGCAACTACTGCAGCAGCGACTGCGTGCGCAGAACCTGCAGGCGCCTACACCGACAACCGTGCCTGCCCGAAGCGGTGGCGAGCCGAGCCCGCTTTCGGCCGCGCAGCGCCGCATGTGGTTCGTGCAGCAGCTCGATCCCGGCGACACCACGCTGAACGTGTGCGTCGCTTACCGCTTGGACGGTGAGCTGGAGCCCGAACGGCTCCGTGCGGCGTGCGCCACCGTGGTGGCCCGGCACGAGATCCTGCGTACCACCTACCACGTCGACAAGTCCGGCGAGCCGTATCAGGTCTCTCGCGCCGAGGCCGAGTTCTCCTGGCAGGAGCATGACCTCACCGAACTGCCGGAAAGCGGCCGGAGCCGGCGGATCGAAGTACTCGCGCGCCGGGAGTTCGCTCGTCCCTTCGACCTGTCCTCCGATTCGCCACTGCGTGCGACGCTGGTGCGTACCGGCGCGGCCGAGCACGTCCTCATCTTGGTCGTCCATCACATCAGCTGGGACGACGATTCCTGGCCGGTGTTCTTCGCCGAGATGAACGCGGGCTATCGCGATGCCGTGCTGCCGGAGATCCGCGCGCAATACGTGGATGTCGACGCTGCCGGGCAGGACGGGGAAATCGTCGCCGCCGATCTGGATTATTGGCGCGCCGAGTTGATTCCTCTGCCCGAGCGACTAGAGCTGCCAGGCAAACACGCGGGAAGCGCGCGGTCGAAGAACGCGGGCCGTTGTGTGCGACGACTGGCGCCGGAGCTTCTGAGCAGGGTCGCCGCCATCGGGCGGGAGCACTCGGCGAGCCCGTTCACCGTCCTGCTGACGGCTTTCGAGGCAGTGGTGCATCGCTACACGGCGGCGACGGATTTCCTCGTATCGGTACCGGTGACCAACCGCACCGGCCGCGGCGCCGAGGCCCTCATCGGCTACTTCGGTAACACGGTGCTGATCCGCGCTACCCCCGATGGTGACGAGACCTTCGCCACCCTTCTCGATGCGACCAAAGCCACCTCCCTCGACGCATTCGCACACCAGCGTGCCGGCGTAGATCAGGTGATCCACGCGGTGAGCCCCGAACGAGTGGCCGGACGAGACGGCTTGGCACAGCTCGTCCAGCTGAGTTTCACCACGCGCAGCGCCGCCAATGGGTTCCGACTCCCCGGAATCGAGTGCACCGAATTGGCGCTGGGCAGCGCGGTCGCCCAAGAGGAACTGGGCCTGATGGTGATTCTCGATGACGCGGAGCCTCGCGTCGAGGCCACCTATCTGATCGACGAACTGGACGAGCGCCTCATCGAGCAGTTCCTCGACCACTACATCCAGCTGCTCGACAGCGCACTGCGCGAGCCGAACCGGCGCCTGCACGACATCGACATGCTCGGCGCCGATCGTGCCGACGTCCTCGAAGCCTCGCATGGCACGCTCGTCCCCGAGCGCCCGACCACGGTGGTCGCCCTGCTGGAGGACCAGGTCGCCGCGATGCCCGAACGTGTCGCGGTGGCTTCGGACGAGGTCGAACTCAGCTTCCACACGCTGAACCAGCGTGCGAATCGGCTGGCGCACTGGCTGATCAGCCACGGTATCGGCGCCGAGGATATCGTCGCGCTGAGAATGGCGACCTCCGTCGAATTCGTCGTCGGGACCGTGGCCACGCTCAAGGCAGGCGCGGCCTATCTGCCGATCGATCCCGCCTACCCGGAGGAGCGGATCGACTATCTGCTCGGCGACGCCAGGCCGAGACTCACCCTCGATGCCGAGGCATTCGCTGCGGCGGAAGGGGCCGCGGCGGCGCTGCCCGACACGAATCCGCTCGATTCGCAACGGGTTGCTCCGTTGCGACCGTCGAACACCGCGTACGTGATCTACACCTCTGGTTCCACCGGCAGGCCGAAAGGTGTCTGCGTTCCACACGAGGCGATCGCCGAGCATCTGACGAGCTTCGTCGCGCAGTGGGACCTCACCGCGCAGGACCGGGTATTGCAATCGACCTCGGTGAGTTTCGACGCATCGGTGGCGGACATCTTCCTCACCTTGGTGGCGGGCGCACGGGTGGTCATCCCGAAACCGCACGCCTACCGCGATATTCCCTACGTCGCGGACCTGGTAACCCGCCACGAGATATCAGTGCTGCACATGGTGCCCTCGATGCTGGCGACCTTTCTGATGCTCCCCGACGTCAATGACTGGCGGACACTCCGGCACGTCCCGGTGGGCGGCGAGGCGTTGCCTGGCGAAGTTGCCGACCGGTTCACCTCGCTCTTCGACGCCGAGTTGCGCAACCATTACGGGCCCACCGAAGCGGTTGTGTGCTCCACGCACATGGCGGTCGAGGGACCGCAGGGTACCGGGATCGTGCCGATCGGCGTTCCGAATCGCAACGTCTACGTCTACCTTCTCGATGATGCCTTGCAATTGGTGCCCAACGGCGTGGTCGGCGAGATCTACCTCGGCGGTCGCCAGCTGGCCCGCGGCTATCTGCATCGCCCCGGCCTGACCGCGGAACGCTTCGTCGCCGATCCGTTCCTGCCGGGCGGACGGCTGTACCGCACCGGAGACCTCGCCCGCCGCAACGCCGCCGGCGAGCTCGAATTCGTCGGCCGCGCGGACGAACAGGTCAAGGTGCGCGGATATCGGATCGAGCTAGGCGAGGTGGAAGCCGCGCTCACCGACCACAACGATGTCGCACACGCCGTCGTGGTGGTCACCGAGCACGAGTCGCTCGGTCCCATTCTCGCGGCCTACCTCGTGCCCGTGCCGGCCGCCGACCTCGACATCGACGCGGTCCGCGCGCATATCGCGGCAACATTGCCCGAGTACATGGTCCCGATGGCATTCACGGTGATCGACGAAATCCCGCTCACCGCGCACGGGAAACTCGACAAGCGCGCGCTGCCGACACCCGCACCGACGCTGGCGCGCACCTACCGGGAGCCACGGACGCCGACCGAGATCCGGGTGGCCGACCTCTACCGCAAGCTGTTCGACCGCGACCGGATCGGTGCCGACGACTCCTTCTTCGAACTCGGTGGCCACTCGCTGCTGGCGGCGCGGCTGATCTCGATGATCCGTGCGGAGTTCGGTATCGAGATCGACATGCGGGTTCCGTTCGACACCCCGACCGTCACCGGGCTGAGCGCGCATCTTGTCGCCCAGTTCCTCGACGAGTTCGGCGTCGACATCGATGAGGTCGCCGCATTCGACGAGCCGGGCGGTGAACCGGCCGGGGAGACCGAGACCGTTGCCGAGGCTCGGATATCCGCCCGGCCGGATCTGGTGCGACGGCCGCGGCCGGAACATATCCCGCTGTCCTACTCGCAACGGGTGTACTGGTTGCAGCGGCGGCTCGAGGGCGCGATCGACGGCGAGAACGTCGCTTATCCGCTCCGTTTCGACGGTCCGCTCGACCTCGAAGCCCTCCGTAGCGCCATCGATGACGTCGTGGCCCGCCACGAGTCGCTGCGCACCACGTTCCCGGAGCACGAAGGAACGCCGTACCAGCAGGTGCACCCGGCCGGCCCGGTGCCGGTGCCCACCATCGAACTCGGCGGTGGGGCGCTCGATGCCGCCGCCGAACTCGAGGGGGAGCTGGCACAGGACGCGGCTTACGTCTTCGATCTGCAAGGCGAACCGCTGTTGCGACTTCGCCTGTTCATCCTCGATCCGCAGACGCATGTGCTATCGATCCTGATGCACCACATCATCGCCGACCGGCGCTCATGCCAGATCTTCGTCGCCGATCTCACGCGGGCTTATCGCGCCCGGTTGCGCGGCGAATCGCCGGACTGGCCGGAACTCGGCATCCAGTTCGCCGATTTCGCGATGTGGGAGCGCGAGGTCTTCGACCGAGGGCCGGGGCGCGGCGAGGTCAGCGCGTACGGGCAGGCGTTGCTCGATGATTGGCGCGAGGCGCTGGCCGGAATGCCGGACGAGATCGCCGTCGCCCACGACCGGCCGCGTCCACCGGTGCTCGGACACAACGGCCTGAGTACCACCAGAGTCGTCCCCGCGGCCACCTGGCAGATCGCCAAGGCGCATGCCGAGGCGGCCGGCGCGACCGACTTCATGCTGTGCCAGGCGGTGAGTGCCGCGACCGTGCACGCGCTCGGTGGGGGCGAGGACCTGCCGATCGGCGTCGCCGTAGCGAATCGTCTCGACGCGGTGACCGAGGACATGATCGGGCTGTTCGCCAATATGGTGGTACTGCGCAACGACCTATCCGGTGACCCGACGCCGCGCGTGGTGCTCGGCAGGGTGCGTGACTCGGCGCTGGACGCCATCACCAGGCAGGGCGTGCCCTTCGAGCGGTTGGTCGAAACGCTCAACCCGCCCCGGTCGCTGTCTCGCAATCCGCTGTTCCAGGTGGTGATGCACTTCCGCAGCCGCGTGCAGCCGACCGACCTCACCGAGGACGGCGCGACGGTCGTGACCAGTATCGCCAAGTACTACGAAGTCTCGTTCATGGACTTCCACCTCGACTACACCGCGGAGGCCAACGGTGACCTGACGGCGCGGGTCGTGGTCAATTCGGATCTCTATGACGCGACGACCGGCGAGATCTTCGCTGATGTGCTGGTGAAGGTGATCGAAGCCTTCACCGAGCAGCCCGATCGAGCGCTCGGTGAACTGGATATCCTGCCGGATGGCTGGGATGCCACCAGATCTGTCGTACATCAGGCATCGACCGCGGTGGCGTCCGATCATCGGGTCGAAACCGCGGCCGCATCGCTGGAAACCGATACCGAGCGCACCCTGGCTTCGATTCTCGAACAGCTTCTCGACATCACCGATATCGGTCGTGAAGACGGCTTCTTCGCACTCGGCGGCGACAGTGTCATCGCGATCCAATGGGCCGCCAGGGCCGGCGAGGCAGGGCTACCGCTGGCGCCACAGATGGTGTTCGAGTATTTCACCATCGCGGAGCTGGCCGCCGCGGTGGACGACGCCATCGCGAATCCGCCCACCGCCGAGTCCTCCGAGCCGGAAAAGGAGGATCGCCATCACGCCCCGATGTCGGTTTCCGGCCTCGATGACGACGCGCTGCGGGCATTGCGCGAATCCTGGTCGGCGCGAGGCTGA
- a CDS encoding amino acid adenylation domain-containing protein, with translation MSEKTQAPVAARDSAALPEIEDVLALSPLQEGLFSLAELAGADDLYIMQIEIEITGPVDVALLRRSVEAIVRRHANLRAVFWDRDLPRPVQIVPRSIELPWFERAADARGFAAIAESEARRGFDLERGPALRVVLATLPDGSRRMILTAHHILMDGWSLGVFFREVFAVYQAGGSAAALPAPRPYRDYIGWLSARDSDADLRLWAEYLGDVEPLILGDRSSSIVNTIVPEVHKLTLDAVDTDRVRRWAGAHGLTMNTVVQFAWALVLGRLTDRREVVFGTTVSGRPDELSGVETMIGLFINTIPVRIQLGTGEFDADRVAGTCAQLQREAAAMRDIGYLSLSTIQRAVGRGALFDTLFVFENAPVADVFGTITTTDGARFQMSVSQGLTHYPLAVVSYLLNGELSVGVEAVPALLGQLSVSDLVARLVSVLRRLPTLGEADRGALDVLLPHERPSPPERTAQDVLGATVPELFARQVAATPDALALTTENERYTYRELSESASRLATALTQRGIGAEDVVALALPRSARSIVAILGVLATGAAYVPVDIDLPSSRIESIVRQSKPCLALVNGGGAAALAEVAGLPPVLAVSDALDTPGPATASPAFEPAQCAYLIFTSGSTGEPKGVMGTHAALVSYFADHRDRVYRPAVARLGRPLRIAHAWSLSFDASWQPLIGLLDGHTIHLFDAEDMRDAQRLVDGMNLHRVDMIDTTPSMFAQLAAAGLIDDRGTTGPAVLALGGEAIGVPLWKQLCALPNTAVYNCYGPTETTVEAVVASVADAAATPAIGAPTAGMTGYVLDSGLRAVPDGVVGELYLSGAQLARGYVGKSGVTAERFVADPFRPGERMYRTGDLVRRLSSGALAYLGRADGQVKIRGYRIEIGDIETALLSSPRVRAAAVIAVRRPSGPTLVGFVVGADCTTTQVRADLAERLPAYMIPQRILALDALPVTANGKLDARQLEAIAREALSGAGAEAPKTETERSLCTVVAELTGGAKPGVEDDLVEFGLDSIVAISLVNALRGRGISTSPRMVLTAGTIRELAARIDSGATPSRAATAEDYGAVGRVPILSWMHEHGGYRRLSLCTLLELPQEVDQPTLAAALQSVLDGHDLLRSRFSETATGYDLHTREPGCVRAAEILTRVEEGADFRETLATHARSAAAQIDPLAGDLVRAVWFTRSEAPDLLLLSIHHVAVDPVSWYIICADLAESWARFTPQDHTAAARIPALDTPGEYTGYRLWAERIRARAGAPDVAAQREYWLRQSAGPDPVLGARRPDPKTDTLSSCHVHPVLVPVETTAAILDGLVGELGVREFLLAALTMTLATWRVSRGQDPTGGAYVAMEGHGREDALLGEDIDTSRTVGWFTSIFPARFGAGTDYVDIVAAQDEPASARALIDAIAAQLAEIPNRGLDYGVLRYLEEVPELVGAPEPQVLFDYLGRLDLVGANKPWTPVTDTDLLERLPMSPEPAFPLRHAIDVIAAVHATPAGPQLVTLLRWSDAVFTEADVHRFAGIWRAAVASLERALSPISVDRTAVSDL, from the coding sequence ATGTCGGAGAAGACACAAGCGCCCGTGGCCGCGCGTGATTCGGCGGCGCTGCCGGAAATCGAGGACGTGCTCGCGTTGAGCCCGTTGCAGGAGGGCCTGTTCTCCCTGGCCGAATTGGCCGGCGCGGACGATCTCTACATCATGCAGATCGAGATCGAGATCACCGGTCCGGTCGATGTGGCGCTGTTGCGCCGCAGCGTCGAGGCGATCGTGCGGCGGCACGCCAACCTGCGTGCGGTGTTCTGGGACCGGGATCTGCCCAGGCCGGTGCAGATCGTGCCGCGCTCCATCGAGCTGCCGTGGTTCGAACGTGCGGCTGACGCACGGGGATTCGCCGCCATCGCGGAATCGGAAGCGCGTCGCGGTTTCGACTTGGAGCGCGGCCCGGCCTTGCGGGTCGTGCTCGCGACGCTGCCCGACGGGTCGCGCAGGATGATTCTGACCGCGCATCACATCCTGATGGACGGATGGTCACTCGGCGTGTTCTTCCGCGAGGTCTTCGCGGTGTATCAGGCGGGTGGGTCAGCCGCCGCGCTGCCCGCGCCCCGGCCCTACCGCGACTACATCGGCTGGCTTTCGGCCCGCGACAGCGACGCCGACCTGCGCCTGTGGGCCGAGTACCTCGGCGATGTCGAGCCGCTCATCCTCGGTGACCGCTCATCATCGATCGTCAACACGATCGTGCCGGAAGTTCACAAGCTGACGCTCGACGCGGTCGACACCGACCGGGTACGGCGCTGGGCGGGCGCGCACGGACTGACCATGAACACCGTGGTGCAGTTCGCCTGGGCTCTCGTGCTGGGCAGGCTCACCGACCGTCGCGAAGTGGTGTTCGGCACCACCGTCTCGGGACGACCCGATGAACTGTCCGGCGTAGAGACGATGATCGGGCTGTTCATCAACACCATCCCCGTGCGAATCCAGCTGGGCACGGGAGAATTCGATGCCGACCGGGTCGCCGGAACCTGCGCGCAGCTGCAGCGCGAGGCGGCGGCGATGCGGGACATCGGTTACTTGAGCTTGTCGACCATCCAGCGCGCGGTAGGCCGAGGCGCGCTCTTCGACACCCTTTTCGTCTTCGAGAACGCCCCGGTCGCCGACGTGTTCGGGACGATCACCACGACCGATGGCGCCCGATTTCAAATGTCGGTATCGCAAGGCCTCACTCACTACCCGCTGGCGGTGGTGTCGTATCTGCTGAACGGCGAGTTGTCGGTGGGAGTCGAGGCCGTCCCCGCGTTGCTCGGCCAGCTGTCGGTCTCGGATCTGGTCGCCCGGCTCGTCTCCGTCCTGCGTCGGCTGCCAACCCTCGGCGAGGCGGATCGGGGTGCGTTGGATGTGCTGTTGCCGCACGAACGTCCAAGTCCTCCGGAGCGAACGGCGCAGGACGTACTCGGCGCGACGGTGCCGGAGCTGTTCGCCCGTCAGGTCGCGGCGACGCCGGACGCTCTCGCGCTGACCACCGAAAACGAGCGGTACACCTACCGCGAGTTGTCCGAGTCCGCGTCCCGCTTGGCGACTGCGTTGACACAGCGCGGGATCGGCGCCGAAGACGTCGTCGCACTTGCCTTGCCGCGATCCGCGCGGTCGATCGTAGCGATCCTGGGGGTGCTCGCCACCGGGGCCGCGTACGTTCCGGTCGACATCGACCTCCCTTCTTCGCGCATCGAATCCATTGTGCGCCAATCCAAGCCGTGCCTGGCGCTGGTAAACGGCGGGGGCGCCGCCGCACTGGCGGAAGTCGCCGGCCTTCCCCCAGTGCTCGCAGTGAGCGACGCGCTCGACACGCCAGGTCCGGCGACGGCCTCACCAGCGTTCGAGCCCGCGCAGTGTGCCTACTTGATCTTCACGTCCGGTTCGACAGGAGAGCCCAAGGGCGTGATGGGTACCCACGCGGCGCTGGTGAGCTACTTCGCCGACCACCGCGACCGGGTCTACCGGCCTGCGGTGGCCCGATTGGGTCGGCCGTTGCGGATCGCGCACGCCTGGTCGTTGAGTTTCGACGCCTCCTGGCAGCCGCTGATCGGGTTGCTCGACGGCCATACGATCCACCTGTTCGATGCCGAGGACATGCGGGACGCGCAACGGCTCGTCGACGGCATGAACCTGCACCGAGTGGACATGATCGACACGACCCCTTCGATGTTCGCTCAGTTGGCGGCAGCCGGGTTGATCGATGATCGTGGCACCACCGGACCTGCGGTCCTGGCGTTGGGTGGCGAGGCCATCGGGGTGCCGTTGTGGAAACAGCTGTGTGCGCTGCCGAACACCGCGGTGTACAACTGCTACGGGCCTACCGAGACGACGGTCGAGGCCGTGGTCGCCTCCGTGGCCGACGCCGCCGCGACGCCGGCGATCGGCGCTCCGACCGCGGGCATGACCGGATACGTCCTCGATTCGGGGCTTCGGGCGGTCCCGGACGGTGTCGTCGGTGAGCTCTACCTGTCCGGCGCGCAGCTGGCCCGCGGCTACGTGGGGAAGTCGGGTGTCACCGCGGAACGATTCGTCGCGGACCCTTTCCGCCCCGGTGAGCGGATGTATCGCACCGGAGATCTGGTCCGGCGGTTGTCCTCCGGTGCTCTGGCGTATCTCGGACGCGCGGACGGCCAAGTGAAGATTCGCGGCTACCGCATCGAGATCGGTGACATCGAAACCGCGCTGCTGTCGTCTCCGCGGGTGCGTGCGGCCGCGGTGATCGCGGTACGTCGCCCGAGCGGGCCGACCCTGGTTGGGTTCGTGGTCGGCGCGGACTGCACGACCACGCAGGTGCGCGCGGACCTCGCCGAGCGCTTGCCCGCATACATGATTCCGCAGCGCATTCTGGCCCTCGACGCCCTCCCGGTGACCGCCAACGGCAAGCTCGACGCCCGGCAACTGGAGGCGATAGCGCGGGAAGCGCTGTCCGGCGCAGGGGCAGAAGCCCCGAAGACCGAGACCGAACGGAGCCTCTGCACTGTGGTCGCCGAACTGACCGGGGGCGCGAAGCCCGGTGTCGAGGACGATCTGGTCGAGTTCGGCCTCGACAGTATCGTCGCCATCTCATTGGTGAACGCCCTGCGCGGGAGGGGAATATCGACCAGCCCGCGGATGGTGCTCACCGCGGGCACGATCCGGGAACTGGCCGCGCGGATCGATTCCGGAGCGACACCGAGCCGCGCGGCCACGGCGGAGGACTACGGCGCCGTCGGCCGAGTCCCCATCCTGTCGTGGATGCACGAGCACGGCGGATATCGCAGATTGTCGCTGTGCACCCTGCTGGAGCTTCCCCAGGAAGTCGACCAGCCGACACTGGCGGCCGCCCTGCAGTCCGTCCTGGACGGTCACGACCTGTTGCGGTCCCGCTTCAGCGAGACCGCCACCGGATACGACCTGCACACCCGCGAGCCGGGTTGTGTCCGCGCGGCCGAGATCCTGACTCGGGTGGAGGAGGGCGCGGACTTCCGGGAGACCCTCGCGACCCACGCGCGCAGCGCCGCGGCGCAGATCGACCCGCTCGCCGGTGACCTGGTGCGCGCGGTCTGGTTCACCCGATCCGAGGCTCCCGACCTGCTCCTGCTTTCGATTCATCACGTCGCGGTCGACCCGGTTTCCTGGTACATCATCTGCGCCGATCTAGCTGAGAGCTGGGCCCGGTTCACCCCGCAGGACCATACCGCCGCCGCGCGGATCCCGGCCTTGGATACACCGGGCGAGTACACCGGATACCGCTTGTGGGCGGAGCGGATCCGGGCGCGCGCCGGCGCGCCGGACGTTGCCGCCCAGCGCGAATACTGGCTGCGCCAGTCCGCCGGACCGGATCCGGTGCTCGGTGCTAGGCGTCCCGATCCGAAGACCGACACGCTGTCCTCGTGTCACGTCCACCCCGTGCTGGTCCCGGTCGAGACTACGGCCGCGATTCTCGATGGCCTCGTCGGCGAGCTCGGCGTCCGCGAGTTCCTTCTCGCCGCGCTCACCATGACTTTGGCGACTTGGCGCGTCTCGCGTGGCCAGGATCCGACCGGCGGGGCATATGTCGCGATGGAAGGCCACGGTCGAGAAGACGCGTTGCTCGGCGAAGATATCGATACGTCGCGCACGGTCGGTTGGTTCACCAGCATATTCCCGGCGCGCTTCGGGGCGGGTACGGATTACGTGGATATTGTCGCGGCACAGGACGAACCGGCCAGCGCGAGGGCACTGATCGATGCCATCGCCGCACAGCTGGCCGAGATCCCGAATCGGGGTCTGGATTACGGCGTGCTTCGCTATCTCGAGGAAGTACCCGAACTCGTCGGTGCACCGGAGCCGCAGGTGCTGTTCGACTATCTCGGGCGCCTCGATCTCGTCGGTGCGAACAAGCCGTGGACGCCGGTGACCGATACCGACCTGCTCGAGCGACTTCCGATGTCACCCGAACCCGCATTCCCGCTTCGGCACGCGATCGACGTGATCGCGGCCGTGCACGCGACCCCGGCGGGCCCGCAGTTGGTCACTCTGCTGCGCTGGAGCGACGCCGTGTTCACCGAAGCCGACGTGCATCGGTTCGCCGGAATATGGCGCGCCGCCGTCGCATCGCTCGAACGCGCGTTGTCGCCGATCTCGGTCGACCGCACAGCGGTTTCCGACCTGTGA
- a CDS encoding alpha/beta fold hydrolase codes for MQRRPSWIRQFHKPNSAELLPLLIFPHAGAGASSYRVFSQALSRNFDVIVFQYPGRQDRATEQALATLPEIAAGAFAEFRQSEYNRGVPIITFGHSMGALISFEFVRLAEAAGVDVRQLTISAAVAPCHAADKPPHPTDDQEILDHLGMLEGTSADVFANREVMKMALPVIKRDYQAFDAYSCAETVKVTTRIHAICGDQDPVVTMRDLYGWAKHAEEIEVTMFDGGHFYLNDHAGAIADLLAPCAQPERTA; via the coding sequence ATGCAGCGCAGACCGAGTTGGATCAGGCAGTTCCACAAGCCGAATTCAGCTGAACTCCTCCCACTCTTGATCTTTCCGCATGCGGGCGCCGGCGCATCCTCCTACCGCGTCTTCTCTCAGGCATTGAGCAGGAATTTCGACGTCATCGTCTTCCAATACCCGGGGCGCCAGGATCGAGCGACAGAGCAAGCGTTGGCCACCCTCCCGGAAATCGCCGCAGGGGCCTTCGCCGAATTCCGGCAATCGGAATACAACCGCGGTGTGCCGATCATCACATTCGGCCACAGCATGGGAGCGCTGATCTCGTTCGAGTTCGTCCGGCTTGCCGAAGCCGCCGGTGTCGACGTGCGACAACTCACGATCTCGGCGGCGGTCGCGCCCTGCCACGCCGCGGACAAACCACCGCATCCGACCGATGACCAGGAAATACTCGATCACCTCGGCATGTTGGAAGGCACCAGCGCCGATGTCTTCGCCAACCGGGAGGTCATGAAGATGGCGCTGCCGGTCATCAAACGCGACTACCAGGCATTCGATGCCTATTCCTGCGCCGAAACCGTCAAGGTGACAACGCGCATCCACGCGATCTGCGGTGACCAGGATCCGGTCGTCACGATGCGAGATCTCTACGGCTGGGCCAAACACGCCGAGGAAATAGAGGTCACGATGTTCGACGGGGGACACTTCTATCTGAACGACCACGCCGGCGCTATCGCGGATTTGTTGGCGCCGTGCGCGCAACCCGAGCGGACAGCGTGA